DNA from Pelodiscus sinensis isolate JC-2024 chromosome 1, ASM4963464v1, whole genome shotgun sequence:
GGCTTGATATAGGATTTGACCGTTGATGACAGTATGCGGAGCAAACTGTGCCACCCTTCCAAACTTTTTAATTTCAGGGATTCCAAACTATGCCACCTTCCTCATGCCAGATGTAGGTACCCGCTTATGCCCAGAGCCTCCACTCTCTCCTATTCCATAGGTAATGCATGCAGCTTTCCTCTACAAAGTATATTGTACAGTAACTAGGGATATGCAGCTTATTTACATTTCTGTCCTGCGAGATCACTTTCACATTTGCTATTTATTCACCTTAAAGGATGTAATAGCTTTCCCTTGTGATAGTcttaaaattaataaatgttgTAAAGTACAATACTTACAAAACACAAAGACATAAGGCTCCTTCCATGCTCTCGCTCTCTCGTAATAAAAAGCTGCCATTCTTGCCTTTCTTGCTCAGTAAGTCTTCACAGGTTTTTCTCGTTATGTTTCCATGATAAAATGGGAACTCCATGGAAGAATGCCTACCAGGTCCCTTGGCTTTATAGTTAACTCCAGGTGAATTCAGCGGTCTGGCATGAAAATGAAGTTGGCTTGAAGATGTTGAAACTAAAACTGGTGCTAGTAGAAGTGTTTTTTGAAGCACTGAGTGTATCAGCGCATTCATCTGTGTGGCTGTTACTGACCGTTCTGGACAGCTTTTCAGCAGATTGTGCTTAAGAGAACAAATGAACGTAACACAGGAAATGAAACATGGCCAATGGTTTACCTGAAATATGTCCCATCCCCCAACACTTCattataagaccctgttttccaatgctcTTAACTTTGGCAAAGATTAGTCAGTTGGGCTGATATTTTCCTTTTCAACTTTTATTTTTGGTGGAGATTGTTTTGGGGGTGGCATACCAGTAAATATTGCTCAGCTACTTGAGAACAAGTTTAGAGAACAACATGTTTAACCCAGATTAAACATTTTACGCACACATTTTATAGAGCCGCTTGTAGTGTAGCCAAGATTCAGAACACGGAATGTGCAGTTTGGCAGAGGAATGGATTGCTCTGCTGTCAAGGACGTTCCTTCGGTGTTCCCATGAAAATCTACCCAAATTTAGCCAACTTATAACCCTTTGAAAAAAGATGCAGTTCACACATGCTCAGCAGAAATTTCATAGagtttggcagctaaattctccCAAGATTCAGCCTGTGCTGAGCATGTTCCAGCCCAGGAATGCAGGGATAGAGCAGGACTTTCTACTGAATTGCTATTCCCGGACACCATGACTCCTGGAACCAAAACTGAGAGCAGTAAGATTGTCTTTTCTGTTCTCCTAGGAAATCCCGC
Protein-coding regions in this window:
- the SH2D1B gene encoding SH2 domain-containing protein 1B, translating into MNALIHSVLQKTLLLAPVLVSTSSSQLHFHARPLNSPGVNYKAKGPGRHSSMEFPFYHGNITRKTCEDLLSKKGKNGSFLLRESESMEGALCLCVFFEKFIYTYRIYREHEGYLRIQTSEDVPQRVFKTIKDLIYNYEKPNQGLIINLRYPVKRPKPPRRVRHSRVVVDEEYDEVEDPDYVDVLP